Below is a window of Clavibacter michiganensis subsp. tessellarius DNA.
CATCACGAGCGACGACGTCATGACGTGGGACCGGATCCACCACCTCGTCGCCGACGCCCTCGGCGTCGAGGCGCGCATCGTGCACGTGCCGGCGGAGCAGTTCCCGGTCGTCGAGCCGGACTGGGGCTGGTCGGAGCTCGTCGTCGGCGACCTCTCGCACAGCGCGGTGTTCGACACCACGAGGATCCGGCGGCTCGTCCCCGCGTTCCAGCCGCGGATCCCGTTCCACCTCGCCGTCCGCGGCATCGTCGCGTGGCGGGCCGAGCACCCCGAGCTGACGCGGCCGGACGCGGACACCGACCGCCGCATCGGGCGCCTCGTGGCCGCGAAGCACGCGGCCGACGCCGCGTACCGGGACGCGGGCGCGGCGGCGGGCGCGGGCGGAGCGGGCGCCTAGCGCGCGGCGCCCCCCGCCACGGCGACGGCGGGCCGCCCCGCGACCCGACCGGTCCACCCGGCGCGGGTGCGCGCCACGAGGGTCACGACCACGACGGCCGCGGCGGCGACGAGCGCCGCGATCGCGGCGGGGACCGAGATCAGCTCGCCCGTCAGGCGTCCGACGGCCACCCACGCCAGGCCCCACGCGATCGCGGCCGACGGCGCGAGGCGCCCGCCGTCGCGGAGCGCGAGCACGACGCCCACGGCGCCCGCGACCAGCAGCAGGGCCACGGCCCACGCGTCGCGTCCGGTCGTGCCGGGCTGCAGGCCCGAGGCGGTGAGGATCGACGCGATGTTCGCGATCGACGCCACGCTCACCCAGCCGAGGTAGAGGCCGAGGGTCCCGTCGAGCACGACGCCCTCGACCGCGGTGCGCGGGCGCGACGTCATCAGCGCGCGGAAGACCCACATCAGCGTCGCGAGCAGCGCCACGATGACCACGCCGCTCAGCACGAGGAACCCGGCCTGCGCCGTGAGGATCCAGACGGCGTTGAGCACGAGCGTCACCGCGACCGGGTAGCCGACCCGGCGCTGGCGCTCGTCGGCGCGCTGGGCGGGGAGCGCCTGCCAGACCGTGTACGCGACGAGGCCGAGGTAGACGAGGCTCCAGATGGAGAAGGCCGGGCCGGCCGGGGCGACCGGCGTGTAGCTCGCGCTGAGCGCGCCGCTCGACGCGGTCTGGATGCTCTCGTCGCTGAACGCGCCCGAGCCGAACGCCGAGCCGATGACGGCGAACGCCAT
It encodes the following:
- a CDS encoding TspO/MBR family protein, giving the protein MGTVKDIVRQIVVISSMAFAVIGSAFGSGAFSDESIQTASSGALSASYTPVAPAGPAFSIWSLVYLGLVAYTVWQALPAQRADERQRRVGYPVAVTLVLNAVWILTAQAGFLVLSGVVIVALLATLMWVFRALMTSRPRTAVEGVVLDGTLGLYLGWVSVASIANIASILTASGLQPGTTGRDAWAVALLLVAGAVGVVLALRDGGRLAPSAAIAWGLAWVAVGRLTGELISVPAAIAALVAAAAVVVVTLVARTRAGWTGRVAGRPAVAVAGGAAR